From the genome of Spirochaetota bacterium, one region includes:
- a CDS encoding ketoacyl-ACP synthase III produces the protein MGVKIRGVGMYVPTRVLTNFDLEKMVETSDEWIRTRTGIVERRIADREVASSDLAFEASKVAIERAGISPEDIDLVICATITPDMVFPATAYLISEKLGVKKPGFDINAACSGFVYGSVLAGSLLKSGMYKNILVVGTEVLSKITDWTDRNTCVLFGDGAGAVVYTYDDSESDVISVELGGDGGCADLLYMPAGGSKLPATEDTVKNRLHFIKMNGRETFKMAVRMMTESVEKVIQKAGIRKEDVKLVIPHQANMRIVDAIAEYLGVKREEKVFVNLDKYGNTSAASIPIALAEAVEQGRIQRGDILILVAFGGGFSWGAIALRY, from the coding sequence ATGGGAGTAAAAATAAGAGGAGTAGGAATGTATGTTCCTACGAGGGTTCTCACAAACTTTGACCTTGAGAAAATGGTTGAAACTAGTGATGAATGGATAAGAACAAGGACTGGAATAGTTGAGAGAAGAATAGCAGACAGAGAAGTCGCTTCATCTGATTTAGCATTTGAAGCGAGTAAAGTAGCAATTGAAAGAGCAGGTATCTCACCTGAAGATATAGATTTGGTAATATGTGCTACTATAACGCCTGATATGGTCTTTCCTGCTACTGCGTACTTGATTTCTGAGAAACTCGGTGTTAAGAAGCCAGGATTTGATATAAACGCTGCTTGTTCTGGTTTCGTATATGGTTCTGTATTGGCAGGATCGCTTCTGAAATCTGGAATGTATAAAAACATTTTAGTAGTTGGAACTGAAGTTTTGTCAAAGATAACTGATTGGACTGATAGGAATACCTGTGTGCTTTTCGGTGATGGTGCTGGTGCAGTTGTTTATACTTATGACGATTCTGAATCAGATGTAATCTCTGTAGAACTGGGTGGTGATGGAGGATGTGCTGATCTACTTTATATGCCAGCAGGTGGATCAAAATTACCAGCAACCGAAGATACTGTTAAAAATAGACTTCACTTTATCAAAATGAATGGAAGAGAAACATTCAAGATGGCGGTTAGGATGATGACAGAGTCCGTTGAAAAAGTTATTCAAAAAGCAGGTATAAGGAAAGAAGATGTAAAATTAGTTATACCTCACCAGGCAAATATGAGGATAGTTGATGCAATCGCAGAATATTTAGGCGTTAAAAGAGAAGAAAAGGTTTTTGTAAATCTTGATAAATATGGTAATACTTCTGCAGCTTCTATTCCTATAGCACTAGCAGAGGCGGTAGAGCAAGGTAGAATTCAAAGAGGAGACATTCTAATACTAGTAGCCTTTGGTGGTGGTTTCTCTTGGGGTGCTATAGCATTAAGATATTGA
- the icd gene encoding isocitrate dehydrogenase (NADP(+)) → MKIKVIDGKLSVPDDVEIPYIEGDGIGEDIFKASIPVWNEAVRKAYNGRRKVNWIEVYAGEKSYKKHGEYLPKETLDTLKEYIVSIKGPLTTPVGGGYRSINVAIRQELDLFAVVRPVKYFKGIETPVKHPERVDIVIFREATEDLYAGIEWQKGSKEASMIKEFLKNNFGINIREDTGIGIKVMSEFGTKRLMRVALDYTIKTNMNTITIMHKGNIMKYTEGAFREWCYELALGEYRDYVVTEEELKNGASRDGKILINDVIADNMFQQVLTKPENFKIIVAPNLNGDYISDALAAQVGGLGMAPGGNIGNPYAVFEPTHGSAPKYAGLDKVNPSSLILSGCLMFEYIGWKEVSDMIINAIQKVIQNKTVTYDLAREMEGAKEVKCSEFAELVIKNL, encoded by the coding sequence ATGAAGATAAAAGTGATAGATGGTAAATTATCCGTTCCTGATGATGTTGAAATACCTTATATAGAAGGTGATGGAATTGGCGAGGACATATTCAAAGCGTCCATACCTGTTTGGAACGAAGCAGTAAGAAAGGCTTACAATGGAAGACGAAAGGTAAATTGGATAGAGGTATATGCTGGTGAGAAATCGTATAAAAAGCATGGTGAGTACCTACCAAAAGAGACTCTAGATACTCTCAAAGAGTATATCGTTTCAATCAAAGGTCCCCTGACAACTCCTGTAGGTGGTGGATACAGGTCTATCAATGTTGCCATAAGACAAGAGTTAGATTTGTTTGCGGTAGTTAGACCTGTTAAATATTTTAAAGGTATAGAGACGCCTGTAAAACATCCTGAACGCGTTGATATAGTAATATTCCGAGAAGCAACTGAAGACCTATATGCAGGGATTGAATGGCAAAAGGGATCTAAAGAAGCAAGTATGATTAAAGAATTTTTGAAAAACAATTTCGGGATAAACATAAGAGAGGATACAGGAATAGGTATAAAGGTTATGTCAGAATTTGGAACGAAAAGATTAATGAGAGTAGCACTTGATTACACAATTAAGACTAATATGAACACAATAACTATAATGCACAAAGGTAACATAATGAAATACACCGAAGGTGCTTTCAGAGAGTGGTGTTACGAATTGGCGTTGGGAGAATATAGAGATTATGTAGTTACCGAGGAAGAGTTAAAGAACGGTGCTAGTAGAGATGGGAAGATTCTTATCAACGATGTTATAGCAGACAATATGTTTCAACAGGTTTTAACAAAACCTGAAAATTTTAAGATCATAGTAGCCCCTAACTTGAACGGAGATTACATATCAGATGCTTTGGCAGCACAGGTGGGTGGATTAGGTATGGCTCCAGGTGGGAATATAGGTAATCCTTATGCTGTCTTTGAACCTACCCATGGCTCTGCTCCGAAATACGCAGGACTAGATAAAGTTAATCCTTCCTCACTGATCCTCTCGGGATGTCTAATGTTTGAATATATTGGATGGAAAGAGGTTTCGGATATGATAATAAACGCTATACAGAAAGTTATACAAAATAAGACTGTAACTTACGATCTAGCGAGAGAGATGGAAGGAGCAAAGGAAGTAAAGTGTTCGGAGTTTGCAGAACTAGTAATTAAGAACTTATAG